In the Pyrolobus fumarii 1A genome, one interval contains:
- a CDS encoding DUF2797 domain-containing protein: MTSRVVIRALYPKLEEVDTFELEYRPYTLFATRDTVHIKLHVYHVDASLVVEDNDSLVEVGRGWRLHARSLGPRLCRYHEGPRGEPLKQRWCHAIAVKGGWCARHLSSPLALYERCTASNDFDACRAIDALWPDEEYIVYLVYHGAGFKIGVTRAWRFYTRLLEQPHLAAAVIARLRSALEARKLEKKLASTRGFSEGIGVSRSVRMRASLLSKRGYDVVARSLAEGIARLGLSGYFEAYSLTPLDCPVQPLLSPLRELPRGHLEYLCTWGGILVFRMSSGLVGVTRDAVIHRVINAQQ, translated from the coding sequence ATGACTAGCCGTGTGGTTATCCGCGCGTTATACCCCAAGCTGGAGGAGGTCGACACGTTCGAGCTAGAGTATAGGCCGTATACCCTCTTCGCAACCAGAGACACCGTGCATATCAAACTACACGTCTACCATGTTGATGCAAGCCTAGTGGTCGAGGACAACGATTCTCTGGTTGAAGTCGGGAGAGGTTGGCGTCTCCATGCTAGAAGCCTTGGGCCTAGATTGTGCCGGTACCATGAGGGGCCTAGGGGCGAGCCTCTCAAACAACGCTGGTGTCACGCTATAGCTGTGAAGGGAGGTTGGTGTGCCCGCCACCTTTCGTCTCCACTTGCACTCTACGAGAGGTGCACCGCGAGCAACGATTTTGACGCATGCAGGGCCATAGATGCTCTTTGGCCGGACGAGGAGTATATAGTGTATCTTGTGTATCACGGCGCAGGCTTTAAGATTGGCGTCACGAGGGCATGGAGGTTTTACACGAGACTCCTGGAGCAGCCTCATCTCGCAGCTGCCGTAATAGCGAGGTTGAGAAGCGCTCTTGAAGCGCGAAAACTGGAGAAGAAGCTAGCATCCACTAGGGGCTTTAGCGAGGGTATTGGCGTGTCTAGGAGTGTTCGTATGCGCGCCTCACTGCTATCAAAACGAGGGTACGATGTAGTTGCGAGAAGTCTCGCCGAGGGTATAGCTAGGCTCGGGTTAAGCGGATACTTCGAAGCTTACTCGTTAACACCCCTCGACTGTCCCGTTCAACCACTCCTCTCGCCATTGAGAGAGCTGCCCAGAGGACACTTGGAGTATCTCTGCACTTGGGGCGGTATACTCGTCTTTAGGATGAGTTCGGGCCTCGTAGGCGTCACCCGCGATGCGGTTATACATCGAGTTATCAACGCTCAACAATGA
- a CDS encoding MFS transporter: MKPLITATLTSILWYADHALLFILAPLVVLDTGGQDYLIGLAALLYDAFYIVVSPSAGRLGDLGWRRLTIAVSSVLMLFAGLTLYASLTTHNAILALMGKLLLGIAGGLAIPNISSLIVDLGVGKGRRPEELLSKYYGFSSAAGWLMGYLLGWLATRSYGLQAAIMLTLCLAIVLTLATRLLPPPPTTLEHSVPVIKARIRLLHERIMRARFPHIADIRRLFRAPPLLWFYLSIAAGFTGISFFFTMLPYYWVEERGLTYDEVMLYASIHTLASSLTFLVAHRLIEALGAHNTLIMAFLARSLVFAQPLVTEHILPPQHQAALTYMLTGLTWAILNTSLNTVALELRIGGRGTRLGIAQSASATGLVMGDAGASIVSYITSVRLCFAIASVLEIAAATLYAWFTRGKR; this comes from the coding sequence ATGAAGCCCCTGATCACAGCGACGTTGACGAGCATACTATGGTATGCCGACCACGCGTTACTCTTCATACTAGCGCCTCTCGTTGTACTCGACACTGGTGGCCAGGACTACCTCATAGGCCTGGCTGCACTACTATACGACGCGTTCTACATTGTGGTGTCTCCTAGCGCTGGAAGGCTTGGCGATCTAGGCTGGCGTAGACTAACGATAGCCGTATCATCGGTGTTGATGCTGTTCGCCGGCCTAACGCTGTACGCCTCACTAACCACACACAATGCTATCCTAGCGCTCATGGGGAAGCTATTGCTTGGCATAGCAGGCGGGTTAGCAATACCGAACATCTCTTCGCTCATAGTTGACCTGGGTGTAGGCAAAGGACGCAGACCTGAAGAACTTCTCTCGAAGTACTACGGTTTCTCGTCAGCAGCTGGATGGCTTATGGGTTACCTACTAGGCTGGCTAGCTACACGCTCGTACGGCCTCCAAGCCGCCATCATGCTAACGCTGTGCCTTGCCATCGTATTGACGCTCGCCACTAGGCTACTCCCGCCACCACCGACAACCCTCGAGCACAGCGTGCCCGTCATAAAAGCCCGCATAAGGCTCCTCCACGAGCGTATCATGAGAGCACGGTTCCCCCACATAGCCGACATTAGACGCTTATTCCGCGCACCACCACTACTATGGTTCTACTTGAGCATCGCAGCCGGGTTCACCGGGATAAGCTTCTTCTTCACTATGCTGCCCTACTACTGGGTAGAGGAGAGAGGGCTAACATACGACGAGGTTATGCTGTACGCATCTATACACACGCTCGCATCATCTCTAACGTTCCTCGTTGCTCATCGTCTAATAGAGGCGCTAGGCGCACACAATACTCTCATAATGGCGTTTCTGGCGAGAAGCTTAGTGTTCGCACAACCTCTAGTGACAGAGCATATACTCCCTCCACAACACCAAGCCGCACTAACATACATGTTGACCGGGTTGACATGGGCCATTCTAAACACATCTCTCAATACTGTTGCACTCGAGCTGCGGATAGGTGGACGCGGGACAAGGCTCGGAATAGCACAATCTGCCAGCGCAACAGGTCTCGTTATGGGAGATGCCGGTGCCAGCATAGTATCATACATCACAAGTGTGAGGCTATGCTTTGCAATAGCATCCGTACTGGAGATAGCAGCAGCCACGCTATACGCATGGTTCACTAGGGGTAAGAGGTGA
- a CDS encoding B3/B4 domain-containing protein, with protein sequence MAGRYEGIVRVEPEASSLGIYVYYGVVIGVHVEASPAELLQEFDRVAEELKQVYGRPEELSRDPVIQAYRKFYWRIGIDPTKTRPAGEALARRLLRGRGLPSINNVVDAGNVVSARLFVPIGIYDLDKFEPPARITLSRGGEVFRPIGGRGEEKLKPGIPIMVDAKGVVMHLYPHRDSIDTCVKDETRSVLVVAAGVEGVPRERVEKAARDTLNLIERYAGGEAHGVWRSP encoded by the coding sequence TTGGCCGGCAGGTATGAGGGTATAGTGCGGGTCGAGCCGGAGGCTAGCAGCCTAGGAATATACGTCTACTATGGCGTGGTTATCGGTGTCCATGTAGAGGCTTCACCAGCTGAACTTCTCCAAGAGTTTGACCGTGTAGCCGAAGAGCTTAAACAGGTATATGGTAGGCCTGAGGAGCTAAGCCGCGACCCGGTCATCCAAGCGTATCGGAAGTTCTATTGGCGCATAGGCATAGATCCTACCAAGACTAGACCTGCGGGTGAGGCTCTGGCGCGGAGACTGTTAAGAGGCCGGGGCTTGCCGAGCATAAACAACGTCGTTGATGCAGGTAACGTCGTGTCAGCTAGGCTCTTCGTGCCAATCGGAATCTATGACCTTGACAAGTTCGAGCCTCCTGCGCGTATAACGTTGAGTCGTGGTGGTGAGGTGTTTCGTCCGATAGGCGGGCGCGGAGAGGAGAAGCTCAAACCGGGTATCCCGATAATGGTCGACGCCAAGGGCGTTGTTATGCACCTCTATCCTCATCGTGATAGTATAGACACATGTGTTAAAGACGAAACTAGAAGCGTACTTGTTGTCGCTGCGGGTGTTGAAGGTGTGCCACGCGAAAGAGTCGAGAAAGCAGCCCGCGATACACTAAATCTCATAGAGAGGTATGCGGGTGGCGAGGCACATGGAGTATGGCGGAGCCCCTAG